GTTGGATTATTGTTTGGTCAATGAAGTTTTGGATTTTTTTTATTTAGATTCGCTTAAAGGATAAAATGCGTGAATTTAGGGGGCGAGATGTTTTGCCCCACACCGGTTCGCACAATTGCCGAATTACTGCTTGGTTAAGTCCCGGCTATGGCGTCCAATAGCTTAGATTCGTTCGTGATCCGGCACGCAACCTTTGTTCTTGAACTCGCTCCGGTTGCGGTGTAGTTTCCAGCCCTTCGAATCCAAACAGGAGTTTTTTTGATGAGTCTGTTTTTCGCCCAGTTGTGGGGAAGAGTGCGGGGGAAGCAAAAGCCAAAAGAAAAAGGGTCACAAACTTTCGTTTGTAACCCTGAGATTTCTAATGGCGGGGCAGGAAGGATTCGAACCCTCGGCCAACGGCTTAGAAGGCCGTTGCTCTATCCAACTGAGCTACTGCCCCGCGAGAGATGCATATGTATACAAACCGAACTTGGCGGTCAAGAAAAAAATGAAAAAAGTTTTAAAATTTAAAAATTTTGTTGAATTTAGCAGTTATCTGGACAGTCTGGGGCTTTTTCATATGGATATGACCCTTGGCAGGATGGAAGAATTTGTCCGCAACTGGGGCGGCAGGGAAAGTTTTCCTGCAATCCATGTTGTCGGGACAAACGGGAAAGGATCGACTTCTTCATATCTGACATCAATCGCATGCGAATATGGTCTTAAAGTCGGGACATATACCTCGCCTCATTTTGTTACTCCCCGTGAGCGGATTACTATCAACGGTTCCATGCTCTCTGAAGAAGAGTGGTGCGCACTGGCAAATCAAGTGATGGAAATTGCGCCTGATGCCGGACTGACATATTTTGAGTTGCTGACCTGCATGGCGCTGGCAGCTTTTAAAAACAACGGTGTTGATCTGGCGGTCATGGAAGCAGGACTCGGCGGGCGGTTTGACGCGACCAATACTATTGATCCCGGCCTGACCGTATTCACCCCCATTGGGTTGGACCATGAGAAAGTGCTTGGTTCCACAATTGAGCTCATCGCAGCGGACAAGGCAGATGCAATGCGTAAAAACGGCATTGCCATCACAGCAGGGCAGGCTCTTGAAGCGGAAGAAGTTCTCAGAAAACGTGCAGGTGAACTGGGTTGCCGACTTCATTCTATTGATGAATCGGGCAGGGTTGCGGACCTCACCCCGACTTTGGCCGGGGAGCACCAGAAAGAAAATGCGCAGCTTGCGGCGAGCGCGTGGCGGTTGTTTTGCGAAAAGGCTGATGTCAGATTTGATGAAGAAAAGGTCCGGACCGGGGTAGCTAAAGGGTTTATCGCCGGAAGGTTGCAGATTGTTAATGCCGGGCGGACGTTCATACTTGATGGCGCGCACAACACCCATGCTTTCGATGCTCTGGAAGCCGGACTTCAAAGCTCGGGACTTAAGCCGGATACGATCATTTTTGCCTGCATGAAGGACAAGACTCTTGGTCCGGTCAGGGACGCTCTCTTTCGGTTGACAGACGGTTCAGTTATTGCCTGCGGGATTAAAGATAATGAACGGGCATATCCATTTAAGGATCTGGCTGCGGTACTTGGTGAGCGGGCAAAAGCGGCCGAAGATATTGACGAAGCACTGGCAATGCTTAATTCTGGAGATAGAACAGTTCTAATTTGCGGGTCCTTGTATTTGCTGGCAGCTTTTTATACAAGATATCCAGAATTTTTGGAAAAGTAGATTTTATAGCAATTGCAAATAAGGCCCGTTACGCTGTTTTGCGAAAGGGTCGCCGGAGGCATTTTTTGTCTAATCTTTTTAAATATCTACCCTCGGTAGATTCCGTGCTTACCCGTCTTGAAGAAGAAGGTGTTATTGACGGATTGCCGCGGACCCTTTCCCGTGATCTGGTTAACGGTTTTCTTGATGTCTGCCGAGAGGAGATCAAGGGCGGTATTATTACCGAAGAAAAACAGCTTTCCCCTGAAACCCTTTTCCCGCGCCTGACCTGTCATGTGCGGGCCGGGGCAAAGCCGCATTTCCGGCGTGTGCTCAACGGGACCGGGGTGGTTGTGCATACCAATCTCGGCCGTTCTTTACTGGCGGAAAGTGCTGTGCAGGCTGTGACTGAGGCTTGCGCCTGCTATTCCAACCTTGAGTTCGATCTCAATACCGGGGAGCGTGGCAGCCGGTACAGCCATGTGGAAAAGCTGATCTGCGAGATTACCGGTGCTGAATCTGCTCTGGTGGTTAATAATAACGCATCTGCGGTGCTGATTACCCTTGAGACCCTTGCCAAAGGGCGTGAGGCGATTGTTTCACGTGGGCAGTTGGTCGAGATCGGCGGCTCATTCCGTATTCCGGATGTGATGACCAAGAGCGGGGCTTTCCTGCGCGAGGTCGGAGCCACCAATCGGACCCATCTGCATGACTATGAAAATGCCATCAATGAGGAAACCGCGCTACTCATGAAGGTGCACACCTCCAACTTCCGGGTGATCGGTTTCACCAAGGAAGTTTCCGGTGGAGAGCTTGCCGGGCTAGGCCGCAAACACGGTCTTCCGGTCTATGAAGACCTCGGTAGCGGTAACCTGACCAACTTTTCCGGTTTAGGATTGATGCGCGAACCCACAGTGCAGGAAGTTGTGGCTGAAGATGTAGACGTTGTCTCCTTTTCCGGCGACAAGGTCCTCGGTGGACCGCAGGCCGGGATCATTGTCGGTAAAAAGAAATTCATCGACATGATCAAGAAGAATCCGCTTAACCGTGCTGTGCGGATCGATAAAATGACTCTGGCCGCTCTTGAAGCGACCTTGCGTCTCTATCTTGATCCTGAAACAGCCAAGCGGGAAGTCCCTACTGTGCGTATGATCACCGAGAATCCCGAAAACCTGAAAAAGCAGGCTCAGGCACTTGCGCGTACATTGCGCCGCGAGCTTGGAGAGTCTGCAACAATAGCTGTGCGCGAGGGTGTTTCCCGTGTCGGTGGCGGGGCATTCCCGGAACAGGATTTAAAGACTTTTCTGGTAACTATAGTACCAAATATTAAAGTGACGGTTGAAGAACTTAAAGAAAATCTTCTTTCGACTGAACCTCCTTTGGTCGGGCGCATCGAAGAAGATTCATACTGCCTTGATCCGCGCACTTTGAGTCGTGCAGAACATAAACTTTGTGCAGACGCAATCTCTCAAGTTTTAAACATAAACTAATATTAAATTGGCGAAGCCCTGATAAAAGGTTTTGGGATTCTTAAACCCTTTTGCAAAATGGTTTAAGCCGCCGGAGGCAATCAGATGAATAAATCGCTTGAACATGATCCGAAGAGTTGCTGGGAAATTTTTAAAGACGAAGAACACCAGCAGGGCATGGACGATCTCGCTGCCCGTTACATTGATTTTTTGACCCGCTGCAAGACTGAGCGTGAGACTATCAAATACGTTGAAGACCGTCTTCGTGAGGCCGGATTCGAAGATTATCTCGGTGCTGACCAGTGCTTCCGCTCTTTTCGCGACAAGACAATTTTTATCGCCCGCAAAGGCAAGAACCCGCTTTCCCAGGGGTTCCGTCTGGTCGGTGCTCATGCCGATACTCCGCGTATCGATTTCAAACAGCACCCGCTGTATGAAGATCTGGGCATGTCCATGGCTAAGACTCATTACTACGGCGGTATCCGCAAATATCAGTGGCTGGCGCGTCCTTTGTCTTTGCACGGCGTAGTTGTCAAAGCGGATGGAACCAAAGTCGATGTTGTGATCGGAGAGGATACAGATGATCCGGTCCTTTCCATCCTCGATCTTTTGCCGCACCTTGCATACAAGCAGGTTACCAAGAATGTTACGGATGCTTTTGAGGCTGAAAAGCTGAATATTCTCATGGGTCATTCCATGTCTTTTTCTAACGATGAAGATGGTGAGGCCGGTGAGGAGAAGAATGGCAAGCCTTCCGTGAAGCGCAAGGTTTTGGAACTGCTTAATGAAAAATATGATATCGTTGAAGAAGACCTTTTCAGTGCTGAAATGCATATTGTTCCGGCTGGTCCTGCCCGTTATGTAGGTCTGGATAAGTCTGTTGTCGGCGGTTACGGTCAGGATGACCGTTCCTGCGTTTTTCTCGCTTTGGAAGCATTCCTCAATGCACCCGAGCCTGAGCATGCGCAGATTGTTCTTTTTTACGACAAGGAAGAAATCGGTTCCGAAGGTTCCACAGGGGCTAAGTCACTCTTTTTTGAATACTGCCTCGAAGACCTCATCGAAGCATGGGAACCAAATGCCAAGATGTCTCGTGTGATGATGGCCGGTAAGGCTCTTTCCACTGACGTGCATGCGGCAATTGATCCGGACTATCAGGATGTGCACGAGAAGCTGAACTCCGCTTATCTCGGTTACGGACCCTGCTTCTGCAAATTTACCGGACACCGCGGCAAGGTCGGGGCCAACGACGCCCACCCCGAATTCGTGGCATGGCTGCGTAATATTCTTAATGAGGCCGGAGCACCGTGGCAGATGGCAGAACTCGGCAAGGTCGATCTCGGCGGCGGCGGAACCGTTGCTAAATTCCTCGCCCTTTATGGCATGGATGTTATTGATTTCGGACCCCCGGTACTGTCCATGCACAGCCCGTTCGAATTGACCAGTAAGGCTGACCTCTATGCAACAGAGTTGGCATTTCGTACTTTCTTAAAGAATTAGATGATGATGCCTCCGGTGGCTGGGGAAGGTAAACTTTTGCAGAAAGTTTTAAGGCCCACCGCCGGGGGCATTTCAACAAGGAGCATATATAAATGCCAGTAGTTATGGGTACTGCGGGTCATATTGACCACGGTAAGACCAGTTTAATCAAAGCCCTGACAGGCACGGACTGCGACCGTCTGGCCGAGGAAAAAAAGCGCGGCATTACTATTGAACTTGGTTTTGCCAGTCTTGATCTGGACGGTAATGAGCAGTTGAGCATTATTGACGTGCCGGGCCATGAGAAATTCGTTAAGAACATGGTTGCCGGGGCCGCTGGCATTGATTTCGTATTGCTGGTTATCGCTGCTGATGAAGGGGTAATGCCCCAGACCCGTGAACATCTGGAAATATGTACCCTGCTGGGCATTGAAAAGGGATTTGTGGTCCTGACCAAGGCGGACACCGTGGATGAGGAATGGATGGAAATGGTCAAGGAAGATGTGCGTGAATTCCTCGCGCCGAGTTTTCTGGCCGAAGCTCCTATCCATGCCGTATCTTCGCATACCGGGCAGGGGCTTGATGAGCTGCGCTCCGAAATATCCAAGTTTATGAAAGGATTTTCGCCGAAGCGCAGAACCGACCTTGCGCGTCTGCCCG
Above is a genomic segment from Maridesulfovibrio sp. containing:
- a CDS encoding aminopeptidase → MNKSLEHDPKSCWEIFKDEEHQQGMDDLAARYIDFLTRCKTERETIKYVEDRLREAGFEDYLGADQCFRSFRDKTIFIARKGKNPLSQGFRLVGAHADTPRIDFKQHPLYEDLGMSMAKTHYYGGIRKYQWLARPLSLHGVVVKADGTKVDVVIGEDTDDPVLSILDLLPHLAYKQVTKNVTDAFEAEKLNILMGHSMSFSNDEDGEAGEEKNGKPSVKRKVLELLNEKYDIVEEDLFSAEMHIVPAGPARYVGLDKSVVGGYGQDDRSCVFLALEAFLNAPEPEHAQIVLFYDKEEIGSEGSTGAKSLFFEYCLEDLIEAWEPNAKMSRVMMAGKALSTDVHAAIDPDYQDVHEKLNSAYLGYGPCFCKFTGHRGKVGANDAHPEFVAWLRNILNEAGAPWQMAELGKVDLGGGGTVAKFLALYGMDVIDFGPPVLSMHSPFELTSKADLYATELAFRTFLKN
- the selA gene encoding L-seryl-tRNA(Sec) selenium transferase → MSNLFKYLPSVDSVLTRLEEEGVIDGLPRTLSRDLVNGFLDVCREEIKGGIITEEKQLSPETLFPRLTCHVRAGAKPHFRRVLNGTGVVVHTNLGRSLLAESAVQAVTEACACYSNLEFDLNTGERGSRYSHVEKLICEITGAESALVVNNNASAVLITLETLAKGREAIVSRGQLVEIGGSFRIPDVMTKSGAFLREVGATNRTHLHDYENAINEETALLMKVHTSNFRVIGFTKEVSGGELAGLGRKHGLPVYEDLGSGNLTNFSGLGLMREPTVQEVVAEDVDVVSFSGDKVLGGPQAGIIVGKKKFIDMIKKNPLNRAVRIDKMTLAALEATLRLYLDPETAKREVPTVRMITENPENLKKQAQALARTLRRELGESATIAVREGVSRVGGGAFPEQDLKTFLVTIVPNIKVTVEELKENLLSTEPPLVGRIEEDSYCLDPRTLSRAEHKLCADAISQVLNIN
- a CDS encoding folylpolyglutamate synthase/dihydrofolate synthase family protein, producing MKKVLKFKNFVEFSSYLDSLGLFHMDMTLGRMEEFVRNWGGRESFPAIHVVGTNGKGSTSSYLTSIACEYGLKVGTYTSPHFVTPRERITINGSMLSEEEWCALANQVMEIAPDAGLTYFELLTCMALAAFKNNGVDLAVMEAGLGGRFDATNTIDPGLTVFTPIGLDHEKVLGSTIELIAADKADAMRKNGIAITAGQALEAEEVLRKRAGELGCRLHSIDESGRVADLTPTLAGEHQKENAQLAASAWRLFCEKADVRFDEEKVRTGVAKGFIAGRLQIVNAGRTFILDGAHNTHAFDALEAGLQSSGLKPDTIIFACMKDKTLGPVRDALFRLTDGSVIACGIKDNERAYPFKDLAAVLGERAKAAEDIDEALAMLNSGDRTVLICGSLYLLAAFYTRYPEFLEK